Sequence from the Phragmites australis chromosome 11, lpPhrAust1.1, whole genome shotgun sequence genome:
gagaagaatattagtgatttttttagatttttgagaatttatttgaggcattaaaaattgctagaatttataaaaataggctaatttagagaattttaattaaatattagcttaggatttttggatcaaatcaattaaaataggtttatAGTgaactctagtttgctcataaaaatatttagaatttttagactacttttatactccaaataaaattaaaaattaaataaaaacataatCATAAACATACAATGGGCTACTAACTTTCTTCGCGCACGCAACCACGAGTCCTCCGTCCCGTACGTCCTGCCACTACGGCCCATGCATATTCGGCACATCAGACGTCGAATAGAGTCTATTTTTAGTACCTGAAGTGCCGATACAATGGGCTACTAACTGTTTGGCTAGTTGTATGGATacaatttattaaaaaaaaggatgCTGGTGCAATTGACCCCTTTACTCTTTGTGATATGCTAttttgcggggggggggggggttgcaatAACAACATTACAATAATTGACATGCATATACAACATGAGCATCATCTCTGATCATTTTGAGCAATTGTTATATGTATTAGAATTTAATTGGAATTGATTACTTCATGAAAAATGAGGTCATGTGAAGACACTTGAAATTTCACAATATAACTTAGAgttggagataattttagaaattagtgtattaattaatacaaatattggtgattttttcctaatttttgggaatccttttaaaactctaaaaattcatagaATTTGCAAAAACAGTTAACTTTaagaaattttaatttgaattatgGTCAGCCTTTTTAAGTGCAACCAGTTAAAATGTGTTGCTTATGGATTATAGAAACTACACAAAAATTGATAGATTTTTTGAAGTCTTCTAGAAGGTCTAAACCTATAGGGAAAAGATATGCATTTTTTAGCATCTTATAACAAAGGCTGAATTGGGAGAATCAACGAGAAAGGCGTTTCACCGATTCTCTACCAATCCATGAATCGAGCTGTCCTGCTCGACAATCCGAAACGATTCCGGCAAATCAAACGGGCCCTAAACGTACATCGGCACCCAACTAAATGAGCTAGCCTCAGTTCGCACTACGCGTTTTGCTTTAGTATAACTGTACTCAAACGTCTGACCGCAATAGACTATAATCTGGTGAGGAGGATTACATGTGTTATCACGAGCAAACTTGACTCAGTAGGGGGGAAGGCAACTCCACAAGAAGGTATGGGCACATAATTATCCCGATCGTCCATCTCTTAtctgatatatatttatttttatctatctcttatctgatatatatttatctgcTGATTTTCTTAtctattatgtgattttttttcacctaCCTTTTCAATATAAATCTCAACTTAAATAAACGATTTTACTAACTCATAAGTATGCAAAAGCTAGTGGAATTTTCCACTCTATGTGACCTAATAAGTACAGATGTGATGTGATGCAGCCGCATGGAGAACATAATCCTTTGGACGATTTGCTCGCGGGCTGATACGGCGCGGCCAGTGCATCCAATGTTGGTCACCTAACATGCACCGTGAGAATTTTGGAAGGACGGCGAAAGGTACTAGATAATATGATAACACGCACTGCACCGTCAATAAGAGGCTACGAAGGAATGAGAGGTGTGAGGAACAGTGATACAGGGAgatgaattagaatatttagaaactattcagctctaaaaactttataagaaaaagttatcttaatttttatctaaatatgctctagatttatctagtgtgtctactctatcgcttaaaaagattaaaaactACTCTAGCaagttaaattgcaagtatgtaaatacaaaaatataaataatataaagagagaaactcggcacaagagatttttatcctgtgatatcgatgatatgaatgctaCCTTTTGTCCACGCTGGAGctccatcaaggatatgctccagATCGGCATTCGGTCACAGTTATTGAGAcactaagtcacaaagataatatCTCAACcaagatgagccaccaagccaagaTCTCACCACAAGGCTCTCTTCCAGTCCTttgccgccatgatcacttcagagcttaagccatcaagacaagggtcttcatatccccgtacacgtgtcttgccgtcgctccacaccaagtcagagggtcaagaagcttgagacactaaggcccaagatgccgacgagtcaccaagactccaaggcactaatataccactcggtacaagctatgATCACTTTTTGATCCCGTGTTCAAGctacaacacctagctacaactcactctaggactataagcactaaacactatctaatcttgtgcttaattgccttaaataattattttaagtattttggtggattggatgtcttctcaagtgtgtataagctttctctaaactccagcagcatgtcacacctCTAAATAACTgagttgaggggtatttatagcctcaaacccgatAACTAGCTATTTCACAACGGCTTAggaaagctgttaacaccggataatcctgtgagaacagtagtactaacaccggatcatccggtgagtacaaactcagaaactagccgttaaaaCTCCACGCAATGCCTCTATAAACGCCGAACACTCCAGTGTGCCTTTAAATCCATCAccgaccttccggtgagttatcttgagcgaTACCACATCACTTCTTCTctgtaaaatgctccgatgcatttatcttcagagcactggaccttccggtgggttattcttcatttttcaatatttgcaatcgtttctgcaagaaatgctccgatgctatAATTGGATGAGTATAAACTAAGCACTGAACCTtccgatgagttgatcttcagtctttgcacttgcatttttctctgcaagaaatactccagtgctaTCAGATGCATatcatcagactatccagtgagatcctcaacattctcccctttgtcacacagagcaccggacttTCTGGTGGGTTTAACAGTCTTTGAACACAAAGCTTCGATGAGTACAAACTTctctgcaccggactatccggtgaggtcaattctcctgagacttctctaattcaatcaaactttgtcccagttacgatgacttcttgatgtattgcatccataagacctactagcatatattcttgacaaacatgttagtcccaataactatgttatcattaatcatcaaaatcataattatggtttaatagggtcattttcgctacaggaGACCACCGCCTGGCAACAGTGTCTCGAGGTGGCACCGACCTCGCCAGCATGCCGGCGCGGCGGTTGCCGATAACGTGCTCCGCTGGACCAAACAACGGAAATTGACACGCCAACTATGCTTGATATTTCCCGCTTGACGAAATTCTATCTATGCAAGTTTCAGAACTCAGTAAAATTCCAATAGAAAATTTAAGACGTTATCGTCAGTCAATATGTTATAATGCATTTTTACAGCCACTCTTAACATTTTCACATGAATTGGCGACTATTCTTTTGAAACAACATCCTATTGGTTACTCCCATTTATAGATGTATGATGTCTAGTCGCCCCTCTATGTTTTGTACAAATTTGTCAAAAGAAAGATATAATTTAACAAGTTATGAGCATAAGGAAGTATGTGATACAACGTCTACGCCTAGAGATCCTCAAACCTTACTTTCTCAGTGGCAACATGGCCCCAGGGCAGGTTTGAAGCTCCGTTTGCCTGGTCCAATCAAAACCCCAATAAATCTCCTTAAACCCATGTAGTTCACCATGTTGGCACACACGCACAGATGCTTGATTTGTTGTGCATGCATGGTGAATATTGACAGGCAAATGCCTTGGAAAACACCCTATCTGCATGCAGACCTATCACAAAAGGAGTATAAATGTCAGTAGTACGCAAAATTGTCAGATCATTGGAGTATTTTAAACACTGAAAGATGGACAGAAGAACCAAAGCTAAACTAAAAGATTAGTTTGACTTCACAAAATTGATATGTAAAGAACAAAAACCTGTTCAGAAGGGACTAATTTGACGGGCCAACTTTATTTGCCACTCACAAACCAGGCGCTCTGGAGTAGGTGCCAAAGCATCCTTCTCGCGCGCATTTGCATCATCAGCATGGATAACAGCAATAACATCTTCAAGCAGTTGGTCTCTCCCACCCCTAAGTGGGTCCTACAATGGAGCATCAAGTCAAGACTTCGAACAAATTTGTCATTTTCTTATTTGGGGTAACTGGATTTTGACAAGCAAAAAAGGGTAACTATGTGAAGCTTTTGGAATGCAGGATTTTTCTAGTGAAGTTTTCTGCAAACTTCCTACAAAATGCCTGCGTTCCTGTATAGGCCATTACTATATATATTCGAGTGCTTTCTTGACCAATTCAAGCACAGGCATAAAAGAAAGGAGAGGATTTTATTCAATCATTGTTAGTTTAGTATTTCAGTAAACTGAACTCAGGAAGGGTCTAGTAGACGACATCCTGAATAATAAATCTGATGAGCAAAGGCACATGCTGAAGTTCATGCAGTAATGTAAGCAGTATAGATATACAATAAGCAGAGTTCTGCAATCCTTCTCGTTGGAGTTGTACAATCAATAAATGATTTTTCATATGAGCCATTCACATAGCAGCGTGGTAGTctatcaattaaaaaataaagcttcaaaattaaaaagcacaagagCCAAGGTAATATAACTACTTCAGCACTCGTATTCAAGATGACCTACCTGTAAAAATACATCAGTATGTGTTTTCCCTTCATACAAGTGTAACTTTACTTTCCCACCAGCTTGTTTAAGGATATCCGCAAAAGTTTCACTGCATGTAACATTAAACAGAGTTATTGGCAGCTTGAAGATGGAACAAGAAAGGATTATATTGAACAGAAAGACATATCAATATGACCAACTAATGATATACGGCCACAAGCTTGatttcagaaaagaaaaaataacgGTTACaagctttctttcttttttttaaaaaaaaaaagggttacAAACAACAAGAGAAAGTGtttgcatacaatgatacaacCAGAAAGGCTAAGCTTTTTCTGGAACTTGTAGCTCTTGCTAATTAATCCTAGCTACGAAGTATTCTAAAATGTTACTTAAAGAAAACTAAAAACCAGACAATGGATTGGAATAATGGTTCCTATCTACAAGTAGGATTCCAATCCAGAATTAACTGCTGAGTGCTGAAACGTACCTTCAGCTTTGTTTGTGTATTCAGTTTGTATTTTGATGGTAATATTTTgaggaaaaaatgaaaaaaaaaacaaacccGATGAAGGAATGGAAGTATGTAACTGATTAAGGTATGCAATAACACAATTAAACTAAGCTGCCCCAGAAGGTAAAGTAATCAGACCTGGCAGATGATGGTATGGAGTAATCTTCTGTTCCATGCAAAAGTACAATCTGAGGAAGTAGAGCTATGGCTTCAGCACTTGATTTCTTGGTGACAATTTCAGGAGAGAAATGTGGCAATGATTCCTCTCCCTCCATTATGCTGAAATAACAGCTTACTTGTTTTGTCAGTACTTACTTGTATTCAAGTGCTAGTAAAGGAAATAACACATCCATAATAAAAGCACAATCACATTGTTTACCTGAGAAATAGTGAACGATAAAGACCACGCTCATGGAAGTGATCGACCAAACTTGGGATGTTGTACCTGCGAAGAGCAAATGAGTATATTGGTACCACTACCTTAGTACCTCAATTCGGGACCAGCTGAAACAGAGTGGCTGCAGTAATATTCATTTGATATCTCATTGTACATTATTTTTAGCTAACACACAAAATTCAGATGGCCAAAAGCCAAGCAGTAGATAGCTGACCTTTTTCTAGAAGTGAAGGACTATATACAGTTTCATACATCAGAATGCAAGTCAAGCATCGTGAAAGCAGTTTTAGTGCTTGTATCGGATAAATAACTGTATGTACCAGTACTCTTAAGAGGTGGTTAATTATGATAGATGATTATGAATAAGCATTTACACATATAATAAAATTAGATGACAAGGCCCTCAAGTTCTCACCCTCCAGATAAACCAAAATATGCTTTTATTTGAGCCACACTCCAAGAAGTGTGTTCACCCCTAGATTCTTTAACAGCTTGCTCCAATAGAGCACAGGCTGCAATATGTGCTCCTGCTGATTGACCCATCAAGTAGATTCTGCAGGTCGGCCATAAATTAATTTATTAAAATTAACAGTTAAAAGACAAGATCTAAAGCATTGCAGCTGCAAGGCTCAGAGAGATAACTGCAAGTAATGACAAACAAATGATGCAGTATCACTTACTTGTTAGGATCCCCACCATAGCTAATAACATTGTTACAAACAAATGAAATACCCTCTGAAGCATCACTGACCATGTCACTTATTGTTCCTTGAGGGAAATTTCTGCGATGGATATTTACATTTTCATCAAGCAAGCAGAGAGAAATCAATCAGTCAGTACTcactaataataaaaaaaaaatacaggtcGAACAGAATGGTGAATTTCATGTATGTAGTGAAATATATCAGAAATGCCTTTTAAGGCATCAGCACCTGTAATCAATGCAAGCTACTATAATTCCTCGCTCTGCTAACCGCCTCCCAAGGAGAGCACCCCATGCCTTGTAACTAAATATATGCAAGATCATTAACAAGGAAAGTCATAATGAAGGAATCTTGTAATACATCATGAGGAAGCTGTCACTTACCCAATGATCCAAGCTCCACCAGTTACAAATGCCACAACTGGACTGGACTTGTTGCGGTCTTTAGGTATGTACAGATCCAACCTGCATAATATAGGCTTCAGTAAATCCAGCATAATACAAGTCAAATTTGTTACATTTATAATAGCGCAAAATTGTACTTACCTATTTCTTGGTTGTTCGCCATATACTACACTTCTACAAACCTGACTTGAAAAGAAATAATAGTACCCAActggaaaccaaaaaaaacatTAACGTACTTGTTAGAATATGTTATGATGACAATACTTCTGTGCCATGTATCAATTACATaaaaggttaaaaaaaatctgtGGAAAAATTGAAGAATACGAAAAGTTTATCAAGAAAAAGCTGAAAATGCACGAGCACCTAATGGCAAACAGACAACAATATGTAACCATCATATTTCATATACAGGTACATGATAACCAAAAGAATATAAGTGGCCAAAGGTC
This genomic interval carries:
- the LOC133884922 gene encoding probable isoprenylcysteine alpha-carbonyl methylesterase ICME, which encodes MHLTTPLPGGDAGAEAEAEAFVPRGGPGNKGLRRRTGPVPPDSSPSGGRGSGGKRSTLREDIGHAAAETYLVTGLAFVLLRYLGVGCRWISQLLALIVYAILLMPGFIKVGYYYFFSSQVCRSVVYGEQPRNRLDLYIPKDRNKSSPVVAFVTGGAWIIGYKAWGALLGRRLAERGIIVACIDYRNFPQGTISDMVSDASEGISFVCNNVISYGGDPNKIYLMGQSAGAHIAACALLEQAVKESRGEHTSWSVAQIKAYFGLSGGYNIPSLVDHFHERGLYRSLFLSIMEGEESLPHFSPEIVTKKSSAEAIALLPQIVLLHGTEDYSIPSSASETFADILKQAGGKVKLHLYEGKTHTDVFLQDPLRGGRDQLLEDVIAVIHADDANAREKDALAPTPERLVCEWQIKLARQISPF